Proteins from one Nitrobacteraceae bacterium AZCC 2146 genomic window:
- a CDS encoding hypothetical protein (product_source=Hypo-rule applied; cleavage_site_network=SignalP-noTM; pfam=PF13115; superfamily=49503) codes for MKKLHITRAVQAALIAIVMSGSATAARADIKDYEFQLVDQTIKAGPDKTITVRLVNKATGKPVPDAVIFATRLDMAPDGMQEMATKVTPMPGAEGGSYKFKATFGMAGRWQLSLGAKVQGETGSVESKLVITAQK; via the coding sequence ATGAAGAAGCTTCACATCACGCGCGCCGTTCAGGCGGCGCTTATCGCCATTGTTATGTCTGGTTCCGCGACTGCCGCGCGTGCTGACATCAAGGACTACGAATTCCAGCTCGTCGACCAGACCATCAAGGCCGGCCCGGACAAGACCATCACGGTCCGGCTCGTCAACAAGGCGACCGGTAAGCCCGTTCCGGATGCTGTCATCTTTGCGACCCGCCTGGATATGGCTCCGGACGGGATGCAGGAAATGGCCACCAAGGTTACCCCGATGCCCGGTGCAGAGGGCGGCAGCTACAAGTTCAAGGCCACCTTCGGGATGGCCGGCCGCTGGCAGCTTTCGCTCGGCGCCAAGGTGCAGGGTGAGACCGGCAGCGTCGAAAGCAAGCTCGTCATCACGGCCCAGAAATGA
- a CDS encoding hypothetical protein (product_source=Hypo-rule applied), with protein sequence MLETVNSGWKAAVEMPAKHLVMQAAMKTHLSQPTGAAAFAGQQGISLAISSEEATADISSPMAVIDTSADISAITGRDNGANASPAIIKIESSRRMVIWVFTAPTSHRTPRIDRLWNLTTP encoded by the coding sequence GTGCTGGAAACCGTGAATAGCGGCTGGAAAGCCGCGGTCGAAATGCCCGCAAAGCATTTGGTCATGCAGGCCGCCATGAAGACGCACTTGTCGCAACCGACGGGTGCCGCAGCCTTTGCCGGACAACAAGGCATATCGCTCGCCATCTCGTCGGAGGAGGCCACCGCCGACATATCGTCTCCCATGGCCGTCATCGATACGTCAGCTGACATTTCCGCCATCACCGGGCGGGACAATGGAGCCAATGCAAGTCCTGCGATCATCAAGATCGAAAGCAGCCGGCGTATGGTGATATGGGTCTTCACCGCACCAACATCTCACAGAACGCCTCGAATTGATAGGCTTTGGAATCTAACGACGCCGTGA
- a CDS encoding putative patatin/cPLA2 family phospholipase (product_source=COG4667; cleavage_site_network=SignalP-noTM; cog=COG4667; pfam=PF01734; superfamily=52151) yields the protein MARSTLLAICTTLFLAGCASLPRAPLASTDRAYVPDIPRARISAEDGYRAFARSKADTTPLTILALSGGGADGSYGAGFLKGWSASGLRPDFDIVTGSSVGSLIAPFAFLGPDYDRDLEAIFTSGVAEDLLHVAGINAVVGSGIFKSGPMKDLIAKYANNRLVDAVAARHRKGKLLIIATTNLDAQRTTLWNMGEIAVSNSPSRFELFRAVLAASAAIPGIFPPGFINVQADGNSYVEMHVDGGVTSNILAVPENILTTHATSLSARSRVFVIVNGKLSPDPAFTSDLTLPIVARSFQTSVKANTRNAMIATYDFCRRNNWQFNATAIDAGKITRSGPINFDTNYMKELYAYGYAKGASGRGFQSNLDGLKGPGS from the coding sequence ATGGCCCGTTCGACGCTGCTTGCCATCTGCACAACTCTCTTTCTCGCGGGGTGCGCTTCGCTGCCACGAGCACCCCTGGCATCGACCGATCGCGCCTATGTCCCCGACATCCCGCGCGCAAGGATTTCTGCCGAAGACGGGTATCGAGCCTTCGCCCGATCGAAAGCGGATACGACCCCACTCACGATCCTTGCACTGTCCGGGGGAGGCGCGGATGGCTCCTATGGCGCTGGATTCCTGAAAGGTTGGTCGGCTTCAGGGCTTCGCCCAGACTTCGACATCGTGACGGGTTCGAGTGTCGGCTCCTTGATCGCGCCTTTCGCGTTCTTGGGTCCTGACTACGACAGGGATCTCGAAGCAATCTTCACAAGCGGCGTTGCGGAGGATTTGCTCCACGTCGCGGGAATAAACGCGGTCGTGGGATCTGGCATCTTTAAATCAGGCCCCATGAAAGACCTCATCGCCAAATATGCCAACAACAGACTTGTTGATGCGGTTGCGGCGCGGCACCGCAAGGGAAAGCTGCTGATCATCGCAACCACCAATCTGGACGCGCAGCGAACGACCCTGTGGAATATGGGCGAAATCGCAGTCAGCAATAGCCCAAGCCGGTTTGAGTTGTTTCGCGCTGTTCTGGCAGCCTCCGCCGCAATTCCTGGAATCTTTCCGCCGGGCTTCATCAACGTACAGGCCGACGGAAATAGCTATGTCGAAATGCATGTCGATGGGGGCGTCACGTCAAACATCCTGGCCGTGCCGGAGAACATTCTCACGACGCACGCGACGTCATTGTCTGCCAGGTCGCGTGTCTTCGTGATCGTTAACGGCAAATTGTCGCCCGACCCCGCCTTTACGTCGGATTTGACGCTGCCGATCGTCGCGCGCTCGTTCCAGACATCGGTCAAGGCGAACACACGCAATGCCATGATTGCCACATACGATTTTTGCCGAAGAAACAACTGGCAATTCAACGCCACCGCGATCGACGCAGGCAAGATTACCAGGAGCGGCCCGATCAACTTCGACACGAACTACATGAAGGAGCTTTATGCATACGGATATGCCAAGGGCGCATCAGGTCGTGGATTTCAGTCCAATCTCGATGGGCTGAAGGGCCCGGGCAGCTAG
- a CDS encoding uncharacterized LabA/DUF88 family protein (product_source=COG1432; cog=COG1432; pfam=PF01936; superfamily=51735), translating to MSPGSSRIALFIDGANLYATAKTLGFDIDYKRLLQEFQSRGTLVRAFYYTAIIEDQEYSSIRPLIDWLDYNGYTVVTKATKEFIDASGRRKVKGNMDIELAVDAMELAEHVDQIVLFSGDGDFRSLVEAVQRRGVRVTVISTISSQPPMIADELRRQADVFTDLVELQSKLGRDPAERPAPREPRHQTPQFLQRATATTTPR from the coding sequence ATGTCTCCCGGATCTAGCAGGATCGCGCTCTTTATTGACGGCGCCAACCTCTATGCCACCGCCAAGACGCTTGGCTTCGACATCGACTACAAGCGCCTCCTCCAGGAATTCCAGAGCCGCGGCACATTGGTCCGCGCCTTTTATTACACCGCAATTATCGAAGATCAGGAATATTCGTCGATCCGGCCGCTGATCGATTGGCTCGATTACAATGGCTATACGGTGGTCACCAAGGCGACCAAGGAATTCATCGATGCGTCGGGCCGCCGCAAGGTCAAGGGCAACATGGACATCGAGCTCGCGGTCGATGCGATGGAGCTCGCCGAGCACGTCGACCAGATCGTGCTGTTCTCGGGCGACGGCGATTTCCGCTCGCTGGTGGAAGCCGTGCAGCGCCGCGGTGTCCGCGTCACCGTCATCTCCACCATCTCCAGCCAGCCGCCGATGATCGCCGACGAGCTGCGCCGCCAGGCCGACGTCTTCACCGACCTCGTCGAGCTGCAAAGCAAGCTCGGCCGCGATCCCGCCGAGCGTCCGGCGCCGCGCGAACCGCGCCACCAGACCCCGCAATTCCTGCAGCGCGCGACCGCCACCACCACGCCACGCTGA
- a CDS encoding signal transduction histidine kinase (product_source=COG0642; cath_funfam=1.10.287.130,3.30.565.10; cog=COG0642; pfam=PF00512,PF02518; smart=SM00304,SM00387; superfamily=47384,55874; transmembrane_helix_parts=Outside_1_3,TMhelix_4_26,Inside_27_134,TMhelix_135_157,Outside_158_428), which translates to MNSIRTRVALMLVASVLCVVFLSTLVMSQMEVDLIEQNNGEAFAQRVSGLLPSLTFEGDAAIFHLEHEPVAGEVLRTPTALLREAFRKAGLSVDVTVKQTPEGLRKAAVQLRPGAGWLAWPVPDRTPPRRVWYGLAGWIGLITVGVIGVALIVAYQATKQLKFLETMAESVGSDGILPRIPEEGSAEIKATARALNMMGESLRKAMDSKIRLVAAAGHDLRTPMTRMRLRAEFLEDEERAQWLHDLDELDRIADSAIQLVREETVGKGTESIRLDALVRHICQELVLIKLPVEIADLSQATVKMSPLAFTRALRNLIINAATHGGGAIVSVTSNEGIVFVIIDDNGPGIPEKDLSSAFEPFFRVDPARRKHIPGAGLGLAIAKEIIERQGGTLAIGNRHPHGLRQTLSFEVESEISPQMPDRVGLPTG; encoded by the coding sequence ATGAACTCGATACGGACCCGCGTTGCGTTGATGCTGGTCGCTTCCGTTTTGTGCGTTGTCTTCCTTTCCACCCTCGTCATGTCCCAGATGGAAGTCGACCTCATCGAACAGAACAATGGCGAAGCATTTGCGCAACGGGTCAGCGGGCTGTTGCCTTCGTTGACATTCGAGGGCGACGCCGCAATCTTTCACTTGGAGCATGAACCAGTTGCGGGTGAAGTACTCAGAACGCCGACGGCTCTTTTACGAGAGGCGTTTCGCAAAGCCGGCCTTTCCGTTGATGTAACTGTCAAGCAGACTCCTGAAGGCCTCCGAAAGGCTGCCGTGCAACTTCGGCCCGGGGCTGGTTGGCTCGCGTGGCCGGTTCCGGACCGCACACCCCCTCGGCGAGTCTGGTACGGCCTGGCTGGATGGATCGGACTCATTACGGTTGGCGTCATTGGCGTGGCGCTCATCGTCGCGTACCAGGCGACCAAGCAATTGAAGTTCCTGGAGACGATGGCGGAATCCGTCGGCAGCGATGGCATCTTGCCCAGAATTCCAGAAGAGGGCTCCGCAGAAATTAAAGCGACCGCTCGCGCTTTGAATATGATGGGAGAAAGCTTGAGGAAAGCGATGGACAGTAAGATCAGGCTCGTCGCTGCAGCGGGACACGATTTGCGAACGCCGATGACTCGCATGCGCCTTCGGGCGGAGTTTCTTGAAGACGAAGAGCGGGCACAGTGGCTCCATGACCTGGACGAGCTGGATCGGATCGCCGACAGCGCCATTCAACTCGTCCGCGAAGAGACCGTAGGAAAGGGGACGGAATCCATCAGGCTTGACGCCCTGGTCAGGCACATTTGTCAGGAACTCGTACTTATAAAATTACCGGTCGAAATTGCAGATCTCAGCCAAGCCACTGTCAAAATGTCCCCGCTGGCTTTCACGAGAGCCCTGAGAAACCTCATCATCAATGCTGCAACGCACGGCGGTGGTGCGATTGTCAGCGTGACGTCGAACGAGGGGATCGTTTTTGTCATCATCGACGATAACGGTCCCGGCATTCCTGAAAAGGATCTGTCGAGCGCGTTCGAGCCGTTCTTTCGTGTCGATCCCGCGCGGCGAAAGCATATTCCCGGGGCCGGGCTGGGTCTCGCGATCGCCAAGGAAATTATCGAGCGGCAGGGCGGGACGCTCGCTATTGGAAACCGGCACCCCCATGGATTGAGGCAGACGCTCTCATTCGAGGTGGAATCGGAGATATCGCCGCAAATGCCCGATCGGGTTGGTTTGCCAACGGGCTGA
- a CDS encoding two-component system OmpR family response regulator (product_source=KO:K02483; cath_funfam=1.10.10.10,3.40.50.2300; cog=COG0745; ko=KO:K02483; pfam=PF00072,PF00486; smart=SM00448; superfamily=46894,52172): MQNMSHILIVDDDLEIRKLLGRHLTEQGYRVSLASDQRTMKEALVMNEVSLIVLDVLLPDGSGLDICRDLRREGSEIPVIILTALKEDVDRIIGLEIGADDYLGKPFNPRELLARIRAVLRRKVTQDIQISQVLEHRFGKFKLHPGVRQVLDESELPLDLTTAEFELLLALVRRPGRLLSRDQLLELTRRGTEEVFDRSIDVLMSRLRKKLGDNDEFQMIKTVRNGGYLFSARVETVGVES, encoded by the coding sequence ATGCAGAATATGTCGCACATTTTGATTGTCGATGACGACCTGGAGATACGGAAGCTGTTGGGGCGCCACCTGACAGAGCAGGGCTACCGCGTGTCCCTCGCTTCGGATCAGCGGACGATGAAAGAAGCGCTCGTCATGAACGAGGTCAGCCTGATCGTCCTCGACGTCTTGCTACCAGACGGGTCAGGGCTGGATATTTGCCGTGACCTTCGTCGCGAAGGGTCCGAAATACCGGTCATTATTTTGACGGCCCTGAAGGAAGACGTCGATCGGATCATCGGCCTCGAGATCGGCGCCGACGATTATCTCGGGAAGCCGTTCAACCCCCGTGAGTTGCTCGCTCGAATTCGCGCGGTGCTCCGCCGAAAGGTGACCCAGGATATACAGATTTCCCAGGTGCTCGAGCACCGCTTCGGAAAATTCAAGCTCCATCCCGGGGTTCGTCAGGTTCTGGACGAGAGTGAGTTGCCGCTTGACCTGACCACAGCGGAATTCGAGCTGCTCCTGGCACTCGTAAGACGACCCGGGCGACTGTTGTCCCGCGATCAGCTTCTTGAATTGACGAGGCGCGGTACGGAGGAGGTCTTCGATCGGTCTATCGATGTCTTGATGAGTAGGTTGCGCAAGAAACTCGGCGACAATGACGAGTTTCAAATGATCAAAACCGTGCGGAACGGGGGATATCTTTTCTCGGCGCGGGTCGAGACTGTCGGTGTTGAATCATGA
- a CDS encoding hypothetical protein (product_source=Hypo-rule applied; cleavage_site_network=SignalP-noTM; pfam=PF11769) codes for MRASPFNLLLKLSFAHAVAVGLAGCATAPLETSGSLASYNGLEPAAGITTQSKLRVDKADILAARSVSIVPTSFSNATSRTELTDKQRRVIANAVDRSVCIGLSDRFYVVPPGQAADLTVHVTVTHVTVTNASVAAASKVASAAPMFISSGAPIMIPRIPYGMGSLSVEAEARDIRGQQKAAFVWARGADMLTSTPRVSASGDAYDLASEFGADFSKLLITGENPFDKKLSMPTMQRVQSSFGGKPKYAACDAFGRTGVPAFIGGKMGAPPEWNDDAMPVTE; via the coding sequence ATGCGAGCGAGTCCGTTCAACTTATTGTTGAAGTTGTCCTTTGCACATGCTGTTGCAGTAGGCCTTGCGGGCTGCGCCACTGCGCCGCTTGAAACGTCGGGATCGCTCGCTTCTTACAATGGCCTCGAACCGGCCGCGGGTATTACCACGCAATCCAAGTTGAGAGTCGACAAGGCTGATATTTTGGCAGCAAGGAGCGTGTCGATCGTGCCGACGTCGTTCTCCAACGCAACTTCGAGAACTGAACTGACAGACAAACAGCGGCGGGTGATCGCGAATGCAGTCGACAGGTCCGTCTGCATCGGGTTGAGCGACCGGTTCTATGTTGTGCCGCCCGGCCAGGCTGCGGATTTGACCGTCCACGTCACGGTCACGCATGTAACCGTGACCAATGCCAGTGTGGCCGCTGCCTCGAAAGTTGCTTCGGCCGCCCCGATGTTTATCAGCTCCGGCGCGCCCATCATGATACCTCGAATTCCCTATGGAATGGGAAGCCTTTCCGTCGAGGCGGAAGCGCGAGACATTAGGGGCCAGCAGAAGGCGGCATTCGTCTGGGCGCGCGGCGCGGATATGCTCACCAGCACACCGCGCGTATCTGCATCTGGCGATGCATATGATCTGGCCAGCGAATTCGGCGCAGATTTCAGCAAATTGCTCATCACCGGCGAGAACCCGTTCGACAAAAAACTGTCGATGCCGACCATGCAGCGCGTGCAATCCTCATTTGGAGGAAAGCCGAAGTATGCTGCGTGTGATGCCTTTGGACGCACCGGCGTTCCGGCTTTCATCGGCGGAAAAATGGGAGCGCCGCCGGAGTGGAACGACGATGCAATGCCGGTCACTGAGTGA
- a CDS encoding CubicO group peptidase (beta-lactamase class C family) (product_source=COG1680; cog=COG1680; pfam=PF00144; superfamily=56601), producing the protein MRRPLPGNIPKSGVYRLRKRLPDDLLKPVGKREEKRSLLTHDPGEAERCGVFAGLGFRDSQKRSPMTEDAIVRLHSMTKPATSLAAGMLVADGELSLDDPRRQIHPCLCRYEVGGEVNHTIRPRIFDLSSKHASNRNS; encoded by the coding sequence TTGCGACGACCCCTCCCCGGAAACATCCCGAAGAGCGGCGTTTACCGGCTTCGCAAGCGCCTTCCGGATGATCTGCTGAAGCCGGTCGGCAAGCGCGAGGAGAAGCGTAGCCTGCTGACGCATGACCCCGGTGAAGCCGAACGCTGCGGCGTATTTGCAGGCCTTGGATTTAGGGATTCGCAGAAACGTTCACCGATGACGGAGGATGCGATAGTCCGTCTGCATTCCATGACCAAGCCTGCAACCAGCCTGGCCGCTGGGATGCTGGTCGCAGATGGCGAGCTTTCGCTTGATGACCCCCGTCGCCAAATTCATCCCTGCCTTTGCCGATATGAAGTCGGCGGCGAGGTGAATCATACAATCAGACCTCGCATATTCGACCTATCAAGCAAGCATGCGTCAAACCGCAACAGCTGA
- a CDS encoding uncharacterized protein YbjT (DUF2867 family) (product_source=COG0702; cath_funfam=3.40.50.720; cog=COG0702; pfam=PF04321; superfamily=51735), with translation MAAPIDTLVTVFGGSGFLGRHVVRALVKRDYRIRVAVRRPELAGHLQPLGRVGQIHAVQANLRYPASITAAMRDASIAVNLVGILTESGAQSFDAVQAQGAGAIAQAANAVGARMVHVSAIGANANSESRYARAKAAGEQAVLGAVPSATIMRPSVVFGPEDLFTNRFAGLARMSPVVPLFGADTRMQPVYVGDVATAVAAAVDGKTQAGATYELGGPEVLTMREIIEIILATIQRKRVLLPVPFGIAKLQAMALQFAPGALKLTPDQVALLRVDNVVSEAAKAAGLTLEGLGIAPDSLEAIGPQYLWRFRATGQFAHNGAH, from the coding sequence ATGGCTGCGCCCATCGACACCCTCGTTACGGTTTTCGGCGGATCCGGCTTCCTCGGTCGGCATGTGGTCCGCGCGCTGGTGAAGCGCGATTACCGGATCCGGGTGGCGGTGCGGCGGCCGGAACTCGCCGGCCACCTGCAGCCGCTCGGCAGGGTCGGCCAGATCCATGCCGTGCAGGCCAATCTGCGCTATCCGGCCTCGATCACAGCGGCGATGCGCGATGCCAGCATCGCCGTCAACCTGGTCGGGATCCTCACCGAGAGCGGCGCGCAGAGCTTCGACGCCGTGCAGGCGCAGGGCGCAGGCGCCATCGCCCAGGCCGCCAACGCCGTGGGCGCGCGAATGGTGCATGTCTCCGCGATTGGCGCCAACGCCAATTCCGAATCGCGCTACGCCCGCGCCAAGGCCGCCGGCGAACAGGCCGTGCTGGGAGCCGTTCCCTCGGCGACCATCATGCGGCCCTCCGTGGTGTTCGGTCCCGAAGATCTGTTCACGAATCGATTCGCCGGCCTCGCCCGAATGTCGCCGGTGGTGCCGCTGTTCGGCGCCGACACCAGGATGCAACCGGTCTATGTCGGCGATGTCGCCACCGCCGTGGCAGCCGCCGTCGATGGCAAGACCCAGGCCGGCGCCACCTATGAACTCGGCGGCCCGGAAGTGCTGACCATGCGCGAGATCATCGAGATCATCCTGGCCACCATCCAGCGCAAGCGGGTACTGCTGCCGGTGCCGTTCGGCATCGCCAAGCTGCAGGCGATGGCGCTGCAGTTCGCGCCGGGCGCGCTGAAGCTGACGCCGGACCAGGTGGCGCTGCTGCGTGTCGATAACGTGGTGTCGGAGGCCGCCAAGGCCGCCGGGCTAACGCTGGAAGGTCTCGGTATTGCGCCCGATTCGCTGGAAGCGATCGGCCCGCAATACCTCTGGCGCTTCCGCGCCACCGGCCAGTTCGCCCACAATGGTGCGCACTAA
- a CDS encoding undecaprenyl-diphosphatase (product_source=KO:K06153; cog=COG1968; ko=KO:K06153; pfam=PF02673; superfamily=81442; tigrfam=TIGR00753; transmembrane_helix_parts=Inside_1_41,TMhelix_42_64,Outside_65_83,TMhelix_84_106,Inside_107_107,TMhelix_108_130,Outside_131_155,TMhelix_156_178,Inside_179_184,TMhelix_185_202,Outside_203_216,TMhelix_217_239,Inside_240_245,TMhelix_246_268,Outside_269_269), giving the protein MMSDAIRAVILGVVEGVTEFLPVSSTGHLLLAERFFDLGEDSFWKSFAVLIQLGAILAILAIYFGKLWHIAQGLFSGSVQARRFVIGVLVAFLPAAVLGAALGGYIKSYLFNPWVVCFSLIVGGAILLWVDQLDLDPDHDDATKFSLPMYFKIGCAQCLAMIPGVSRSGATIVGAMLLGADKRAAAEFSFFLAIPTMVGAFVYDLYKSRGDLSIDHGMIIAIGFVVSFITAIIVVKSFLGYVTRHGFALFAWWRVIVGTLGLIALALGH; this is encoded by the coding sequence ATGATGTCTGATGCAATAAGGGCGGTGATCCTCGGCGTCGTCGAGGGTGTTACCGAGTTCCTCCCGGTTTCCTCTACGGGTCATCTGCTGCTGGCGGAACGATTCTTCGACCTCGGCGAGGACAGTTTCTGGAAAAGTTTTGCGGTACTGATCCAGCTCGGCGCGATTCTCGCCATCCTGGCGATCTATTTCGGCAAATTGTGGCATATCGCGCAGGGCTTGTTCAGTGGCAGTGTCCAGGCCCGTCGTTTCGTGATCGGCGTGCTGGTGGCGTTTCTGCCCGCGGCCGTCCTCGGCGCCGCGTTGGGCGGCTATATCAAGAGCTACCTGTTCAATCCGTGGGTGGTGTGCTTCTCGCTGATCGTCGGCGGCGCCATCCTGCTCTGGGTCGATCAGCTCGATCTCGACCCCGACCATGACGATGCCACCAAGTTTTCGCTGCCGATGTACTTCAAGATCGGCTGTGCCCAGTGCCTGGCGATGATCCCCGGCGTGTCGCGTTCCGGCGCCACCATCGTCGGGGCGATGCTGCTCGGCGCCGACAAGCGCGCCGCGGCGGAGTTCTCGTTCTTCCTGGCGATCCCGACCATGGTCGGCGCCTTTGTCTACGATCTCTACAAGAGCCGCGGCGATCTCTCGATCGATCACGGCATGATCATCGCCATCGGCTTCGTGGTGTCGTTCATCACCGCCATCATCGTGGTGAAGAGCTTCCTCGGTTACGTCACCCGCCACGGCTTTGCGCTGTTCGCATGGTGGCGCGTCATCGTCGGCACGCTCGGCCTGATCGCGCTGGCGCTGGGCCACTAG
- a CDS encoding glutathione S-transferase (product_source=KO:K00799; cath_funfam=1.20.1050.10,3.40.30.10; cog=COG0625; ko=KO:K00799; pfam=PF00043,PF13417; superfamily=47616,52833), with the protein MYTLYHHSFCPHSRFIRLVLGEYGLDVKLVEERTWDRREAFLVLNPAGTTPVLLTDGFPPIPNAAIIAEYLDETHGPAMGDRRLLPVAMAERIEVRRLMAWFNEKFFEEASGPLVNERIYKRFMSEDYGGGAPSMDVIRAATANVRYHLAYIGWLARTRNFLAGDRLTYADLVAAAHLSAIDYLGDVPWSEDDAAKAWYARVKSRPSFRPLLSEWLAGVPASRTYVDLDF; encoded by the coding sequence ATGTACACCCTCTACCACCACTCGTTCTGTCCGCACTCGCGCTTCATTCGCCTCGTCCTCGGCGAGTACGGGCTTGACGTAAAGCTGGTGGAAGAACGGACCTGGGACCGGCGCGAGGCGTTTCTGGTGCTCAATCCCGCGGGAACCACACCGGTGCTGCTCACCGACGGCTTTCCGCCGATTCCCAATGCCGCCATCATCGCCGAATACCTCGACGAAACCCATGGCCCGGCAATGGGTGACCGCCGGCTGCTGCCGGTGGCGATGGCGGAGCGCATCGAGGTGCGCCGGCTGATGGCGTGGTTCAACGAAAAATTCTTCGAGGAGGCCAGCGGCCCGCTGGTCAATGAGCGCATCTACAAGCGCTTCATGAGCGAGGATTATGGCGGCGGCGCGCCGTCGATGGACGTGATTCGCGCCGCCACCGCCAATGTGCGCTATCATCTGGCCTATATCGGCTGGCTGGCGCGGACGCGGAACTTTCTCGCCGGCGATCGGCTGACTTACGCGGATCTGGTCGCGGCGGCACATCTGTCGGCGATCGACTATCTGGGCGACGTGCCATGGAGCGAGGACGACGCGGCAAAGGCGTGGTACGCGCGGGTGAAATCCCGTCCGTCGTTCCGCCCGCTGCTGAGCGAATGGCTGGCGGGCGTGCCGGCGTCGCGGACCTATGTGGATCTCGACTTCTGA